A window of the Acidovorax sp. YS12 genome harbors these coding sequences:
- a CDS encoding MarR family transcriptional regulator: MVNPSEEGNSAKMELANRLFFRLYQCANMLHKTGTRAVEEEGLTTQQWAVLGALSRAQAQGGMGIGELAKYLMVSRQNLSGLIGRMERDGHVAVAPDGRDRRSRLVTMTASGQHVWHVLARPKILAYYQEILGDFSINDVTHTLHYLLKILENMQRIDADWVNGGQEADAADAPDEI, encoded by the coding sequence ATGGTTAACCCGAGTGAAGAGGGCAATTCGGCCAAGATGGAGCTTGCCAACAGGTTGTTCTTCAGGCTCTATCAGTGTGCAAATATGTTGCACAAAACGGGAACGCGGGCGGTGGAGGAGGAGGGGCTGACGACGCAGCAGTGGGCCGTCCTCGGCGCGCTGTCGCGCGCGCAGGCGCAGGGCGGCATGGGCATTGGCGAGCTGGCCAAGTACCTGATGGTGAGCCGCCAGAACCTGTCGGGCCTGATCGGCCGCATGGAGCGCGACGGCCACGTCGCCGTGGCCCCGGACGGGCGCGACCGCCGCTCGCGCCTGGTGACGATGACGGCCTCGGGCCAGCATGTCTGGCATGTGCTGGCGCGCCCGAAGATCCTGGCCTACTACCAGGAAATCCTGGGCGATTTCTCGATCAACGACGTGACCCACACGCTGCACTACCTGCTCAAGATCCTGGAGAACATGCAGCGCATCGACGCCGACTGGGTCAATGGCGGCCAGGAGGCCGATGCGGCCGATGCGCCCGATGAGATATAG
- a CDS encoding electron transfer flavoprotein-ubiquinone oxidoreductase, with the protein MHPYDILSTYGPRESMEYDVVVVGGGPAGLATAIRIKQLAAEKGQEVSVVVLEKGSEPGAHILSGAIMDPQALTELFPDWKARGAPLHQPVTDDAYVFLGETSSFRVPNLFLPPFAHNHGNFIVRLGDVTKWLAEQAEGLGVEIFPGFAAAEVLYTEGGAVRGVATGNLGLGKDGEPTGNFQLGMELLAKYTIFAEGARGHLGKQVIAKYHLDEGRDPQSFGLGIKELWEIDPARHQPGFVMHTAGWPMDSKTYGGAFLYHLEGNKVALGFVTGLGYTNPYLSPFEEFQRWKTHPNIRWYFENEKGEVTAKRLSYGARAINASGINSLPKTVFPGGALVGCDAGFLNVSRIKGSHAAIKTGALAGEAAYHAVTAGRQHDELADYPKAFESSWLHTELNKDRNFKNWFKHGLAVGTLMNGFEQFVLRGHIPWTLHRDKPDHAYLKPASECQPIDYPKPDGKLTFDRLSSVFISNTNHEENQPAHLTLKDDAVPVRINLAQYAGPEARYCPAGVYEFVKNDDHTERLQINAQNCVHCKTCDIKDPTQNIVWVTPEGGGGPNYAGM; encoded by the coding sequence ATGCACCCCTACGACATCCTCAGCACCTACGGCCCGCGCGAGTCCATGGAATACGACGTGGTGGTCGTGGGCGGCGGCCCCGCAGGCCTGGCCACGGCCATCCGCATCAAGCAACTGGCGGCCGAGAAAGGCCAGGAGGTCTCGGTCGTGGTGCTGGAGAAAGGCTCCGAGCCCGGCGCCCACATCCTCTCGGGCGCCATCATGGACCCGCAGGCGCTGACCGAGCTGTTCCCCGACTGGAAGGCGCGTGGCGCGCCGCTGCACCAGCCGGTGACGGACGATGCCTATGTCTTCCTGGGCGAGACGTCTTCGTTTCGCGTGCCCAACCTGTTCCTGCCGCCTTTCGCGCACAACCATGGCAATTTCATCGTGCGCCTGGGCGATGTGACCAAGTGGCTGGCCGAGCAGGCCGAGGGCCTGGGTGTGGAGATTTTCCCGGGCTTCGCCGCCGCCGAGGTGCTCTACACCGAGGGCGGCGCCGTCAGGGGCGTGGCCACGGGCAACCTGGGCCTGGGCAAGGACGGCGAGCCGACCGGGAATTTCCAGCTCGGCATGGAGCTTCTGGCGAAGTACACCATCTTCGCCGAGGGCGCGCGCGGCCACCTGGGCAAGCAGGTCATCGCCAAATACCACCTGGACGAAGGCCGCGATCCGCAGAGTTTCGGCCTGGGCATCAAGGAGCTGTGGGAGATCGACCCGGCGCGCCACCAGCCGGGCTTCGTCATGCACACCGCCGGCTGGCCCATGGACAGCAAGACCTATGGCGGTGCTTTCCTGTACCACCTGGAGGGCAACAAGGTGGCGCTGGGCTTCGTCACGGGGCTGGGCTACACCAATCCGTACCTGAGCCCGTTCGAGGAGTTCCAGCGCTGGAAGACGCATCCCAACATCCGCTGGTACTTCGAGAACGAGAAGGGCGAGGTGACGGCCAAGCGCCTGTCCTATGGCGCGCGCGCGATCAATGCCAGCGGCATCAATTCGCTGCCCAAGACGGTGTTCCCGGGCGGCGCGCTGGTGGGCTGCGATGCGGGGTTCCTGAACGTCAGCCGCATCAAGGGCAGCCATGCCGCGATCAAGACCGGCGCCCTGGCGGGCGAGGCGGCGTACCACGCGGTCACCGCGGGGCGCCAGCACGACGAGCTGGCGGACTACCCCAAGGCGTTCGAGTCCAGCTGGCTGCATACCGAGCTGAACAAGGACCGCAATTTCAAGAACTGGTTCAAGCACGGCCTGGCGGTGGGCACGCTGATGAACGGCTTCGAGCAGTTCGTGCTGCGCGGGCACATTCCCTGGACGCTGCACCGCGACAAGCCGGACCACGCGTACCTGAAACCGGCCAGCGAATGCCAGCCCATCGACTACCCCAAGCCCGATGGCAAGCTGACCTTCGACCGCCTCTCCAGCGTGTTCATCAGCAACACCAACCACGAGGAGAACCAGCCGGCGCACCTGACGCTCAAGGACGACGCCGTGCCGGTGCGCATCAACCTGGCACAGTACGCCGGGCCCGAGGCGCGCTACTGCCCGGCCGGGGTGTACGAGTTCGTGAAGAACGACGACCACACCGAGCGGCTGCAGATCAATGCGCAGAACTGCGTGCACTGCAAGACGTGCGATATCAAGGATCCGACGCAGAACATCGTGTGGGTCACGCCCGAGGGGGGCGGTGGGCCTAATTACGCGGGCATGTGA
- the aliB gene encoding cyclohexanecarboxyl-CoA dehydrogenase: protein MGHAHNPYITEDLQALAETVRRFAQERVAPGFLQRDQSRTFDRALMREMGALGFIVPELPEQFGGLGMGCLAAGVVHEEIARADLSFSYVNLLASLNSQILSRYGQAEVVTPWLQKIIAGESICAIALTEPRGGSDAANLRLKVERVGDEYVINGEKTSISAADQADICVVFGRTGTPESGAHGVTALLVPMDTPGVTTSRFDCHGQRAIGRGSIFFENARVPVSHRLGDENKGFVQVMHGFDFSRSLIGLQCLAVARVALEETWQYITEREAFGQPLAAFQGVTHPLASYDTEVEGARLLCLQGLWLKDQGLPHSAEAGMAKWWGPKLAYDVIHQCLLCFGHGGYDRGPMEQRLRDVLGFQIGDGTAQIMKTIIARTRAGRRFVPA from the coding sequence ATGGGACATGCCCACAACCCTTACATCACCGAAGACCTGCAGGCGCTGGCCGAGACCGTGCGCCGCTTTGCCCAGGAGCGCGTGGCGCCGGGCTTCCTGCAGCGCGACCAGAGCCGCACCTTCGACCGCGCGCTGATGCGCGAGATGGGCGCGCTGGGCTTCATCGTGCCCGAGCTGCCCGAGCAGTTCGGCGGCCTCGGCATGGGCTGCCTGGCGGCAGGCGTGGTGCATGAGGAAATCGCGCGCGCCGACCTGAGCTTTTCCTACGTGAACCTGCTGGCCTCGCTGAACAGCCAGATCCTGTCGCGCTACGGCCAGGCGGAAGTCGTCACGCCGTGGCTGCAGAAGATCATCGCGGGCGAGAGCATCTGCGCCATCGCGCTGACCGAGCCGCGCGGCGGCTCGGACGCGGCCAACCTGCGCCTGAAGGTCGAGCGCGTGGGCGACGAATACGTCATCAACGGCGAGAAGACCTCGATCTCCGCCGCCGACCAGGCCGACATCTGCGTGGTGTTCGGCCGCACCGGCACGCCCGAATCGGGCGCGCACGGCGTGACCGCGCTGCTCGTGCCCATGGACACGCCCGGCGTGACCACCAGCCGCTTCGACTGCCACGGCCAGCGCGCCATCGGGCGCGGCTCGATCTTCTTCGAGAACGCGCGCGTGCCCGTGAGCCACCGCCTGGGCGACGAGAACAAGGGCTTCGTGCAGGTGATGCACGGCTTCGACTTCTCGCGCTCGCTCATCGGCCTGCAGTGCTTGGCCGTGGCGCGCGTGGCGCTGGAGGAAACCTGGCAGTACATCACCGAGCGCGAGGCCTTCGGCCAGCCGCTGGCGGCCTTCCAGGGCGTGACGCACCCGCTGGCGAGCTACGACACCGAGGTGGAGGGCGCGCGCCTCTTGTGCCTGCAGGGCCTGTGGCTCAAGGACCAGGGCCTGCCGCACAGCGCCGAGGCCGGCATGGCCAAGTGGTGGGGGCCGAAGCTGGCCTACGACGTGATCCACCAGTGCCTGCTGTGCTTCGGCCACGGCGGCTACGACCGCGGCCCGATGGAGCAGCGCCTGCGCGACGTGCTGGGTTTCCAGATCGGCGACGGCACGGCGCAGATCATGAAAACCATCATCGCGCGCACGCGCGCCGGGCGCCGGTTCGTGCCGGCCTGA